A genomic segment from Nicotiana sylvestris chromosome 1, ASM39365v2, whole genome shotgun sequence encodes:
- the LOC138870478 gene encoding uncharacterized protein: protein MLSSGKVVGNVNVTAKEQWKEVKDNRVRNVVNQNTSLTNNEMKMTPAKQFENNKNKEGTSTVERQVEVQSNSVRELVALDKDDNEDNDHVQIANKFAILQGMDEEEEPVNQLAMVAANVATNSSALHNQAATRQKSKNMINNLGKLNPAAQAFQLYSSRTISTNALVNEMEASKSKNDTAQWVERSFKDKTGEVIVKINKPCQEIPSKDTLVNMVLNKNPNSQAEGSKSSTFKEKVQECGGRLWEAQREYDSEENEVPLGAQADEEPNENDKEEDEQSVNGEIHPNDDNTTGRGPEVNDPGGTEDDQLQKSQEEPQGHNKRAKEKQPKQKEEIVNITITLEKNQLQLLKRGEEKALVPKKNAFGATSGGKEDNEEGEEPGKTGYDMDQESTTQHLMNAARKGDLSPTQVEKAKSAAKGKKKQQKDNFAAPKSGMHTRRTLTKSNNQ, encoded by the coding sequence ATGTTATCTAGTGGAAAGGTCGTGGGTAATGTTAATGTTACAGCAAAAGAGCAATGGAAGGAAGTGAAGGACAACAGAGTTAGAAatgtagtaaatcaaaatactagtcTCACTAATAATGAAATGAAGATGACCCCAGCCAAGCAGTTTGAAAACAATAAGAACAAGGAGGGTACAAGCACTGTAGAGAGACAAGTAGAAGTACAAAGCAACAGTGTTAGGGAGTTGGTGGCATTAGACAAGGACGATAATGAAGATAATGATCATGTTCAAATAGCTAACAAGTTTGCAATATTACAAGGgatggatgaagaggaagaaCCTGTTAATCAATTGGCAATGGTGGCAGCTAATGTAGCAACAAACAGTTCAGCACTTCATAACCAAGCAGCTACAAggcaaaaatcaaaaaatatgatCAATAATTTGGGAAAGTTAAATCCAGCAGCACAAGCTTTTCAACTATACTCATCGAGGACTATTTCGACTAATGCTCTAGTCAATGAAATGGAggcatcaaaatcaaaaaacgaTACCGCACAATGGGTAGAAAGAAGCTTCAAGGATAAAACAGGAGAAGTAATAGTGAAGATCAATAAACCATGCCAGGAAATCCCATCAAAAGATACATTAGTGAACATGGTActtaataaaaatccaaattctcaAGCAGAAGGGTCAAAATCATCTACATTTAAAGAAAAAGTGCAAGAATGTGGAGGCAGACTATGGGAGGCACAAAGGGAATACGATTCAGAGGAGAACGAAGTACCATTAGGAGCACAAGCTGATGAGGAACCCAATGAGAAtgacaaagaagaagatgagcaaagTGTAAATGGAGAGATTCATCCCAATGACGACAATACAACTGGAAGAGGCCCAGAGGTAAATGATCCTGGAGGAACAGAAGATGATCAACTTCAGAAATCACAAGAAGAACCACAAGGACACAACAAAAGAGCGAAGGAGAAacaaccaaaacaaaaagaagaaatagTAAATATTACTATTACATTGGAGAAAAATCAGTTGCAGCTATTAAAAAGAGGAGAAGAGAAAGCCTTGGTCCCTAAAAAGAATGCATTTGGAGCTACATCAGGAGGGAAGGAAGAcaatgaagaaggagaagaacctggtaAAACAGGATACGACATGGATCAAGAATCAACTACCCAACACCTTATGAATGCTGCAAGGAAAGGTGACTTATCACCTACACAAGTGGAAAAGgcaaaatcagcagcaaaaggtaagaagaagcaacaaaaagataattttgcaGCACCAAAATCTGGGATGCACACAAGGAGAACACTAACTAAATCCAACAATCAGTGA
- the LOC138870473 gene encoding uncharacterized protein translates to MHRQNHYNFVGLMEPKQQAKKMERYRNKIGLAQAISNVSNKIWAFIDAVFEVTVMYNMVQQLILRLFHTESHVEFVLTLIYAKCDAIERIELWDSLYEMARNMDQAWLVGGDFNVIWDEEEKFGGLPVSLNEIDDFRHCINTCNLFDLGFKGSIFTWWNGRAEEDCIFKRLDRCLANVEFQQIFPGIEVQHLSKTGSDHSPIANPFILFNHKLKKVKKALSLWSKATFGDIFQKIASMEEVVMVHEAEFEANPTGMNKETLKKVQAELIKCLALEEKYWQQKAGMTWFKEGDRNTNFFHAQLRGRRKRLQLNRIQNSGGTWIEEEQEIAEEAIKFYKEQFTEAANNASFDIVDHVPNLINDEQNA, encoded by the exons ATGCATAGGCAAAATCACTATAACTTTGTAGGATTAATGGAGCCAAAGCAACAAGCAAAAAAAATGGAAAGGTACAGAAACAAGATAGGACTTGCTCAGGCAATTTCAAATGTTTCCAACAAGATCTGGGCTTTTATAGATGCGGTATTTGAGGTAACTGTTATGTACAATATGGTGCAACAATTAATACTAAGATTGTTTCATACTGAATCGCATGTGGAGTTTGTCCTAACATTGATATACGCAAAATGTGATGCAATTGAGAGGATAGAATTGTGGGATTCATTATATGAAATGGCAAGGAATATGGATCAAGCATGGCTTGTAGGAGGTGATTTCAATGTAATATGGGACGAAGAAGAGAAGTTTGGTGGGTTACCTGTGTCATtgaatgaaattgatgattttcgaCACTGCATCAACACTTGCAATCTATTCGACCTTGGATTTAAAGGCagcatatttacatggtggaatgggagAGCAGAGGAAGACTGTATATTCAAAAGACTAGACAGATGTTTGGCCAATGTTGAGTTCCAACAAATATTTCCAGGAATAGAGGTGCAACATTTGTCAAAGACTGGCTCTGATCATAGTCCAAT TGCAAATCCTTTTATTCTTTTTAATCACAAGTTAAAAAAAGTAAAGAAGGCCCTTTCATTGTGGAGTAAGGCTACATTTGGAGATATTTTCCAAAAGATAGCAAGTATGGAAGAGGTAGTGATGGTTCATGAAGCAGAATTTGAAGCAAACCCTACAGGGATGAACAAGGAAACATTAAAAAAGGTTCAGGCAGAATTGATCAAATGTCTGGCACTAGAGGAGAAATATTGGCAACAAAAGGCAGGCATGACTTGGTTCAAGGAAGGGGATAGGAATACTAATTTCTTTCACGCACAACTGAGAGGTAGGAGGAAGAGACTTCAACTTAACAGAATTCAAAACAGTGGAGGAACCTGGattgaagaagaacaagagaTTGCAGAAGAGGCTATCAAATTCTACAAGGAACAATTCACAGAAGCAGCTAATAATGCATCATTTGATATCGTAGATCATGTTCCTAATCTGATTAACGATGAGCAGAATGCATAA